From Massilia sp. WG5, a single genomic window includes:
- a CDS encoding aromatic-ring-hydroxylating dioxygenase subunit beta, with protein MFDLELRARIADLYAAYAECICDGDLAQWPEFFRDDCVYRIVPRTNHERGLRIGPMFAESKGALVDRITAIKETQVHAARALNHNVSGIRIVSADGALINSRSMITVYQTLVDGTTRLLLTARTFDKLDSTGGDLKIVERLVVFDSELLAGALVYPV; from the coding sequence ATGTTTGATTTGGAGTTAAGAGCAAGGATTGCGGACTTGTATGCCGCCTATGCCGAATGCATCTGCGACGGAGACCTCGCGCAGTGGCCGGAATTTTTCCGGGACGACTGCGTGTACCGGATCGTGCCGCGGACCAACCACGAGCGCGGTCTGCGGATCGGTCCGATGTTCGCCGAGAGCAAGGGCGCACTGGTGGACCGCATCACGGCGATCAAGGAAACCCAGGTGCATGCGGCGCGCGCGCTGAACCACAACGTTTCGGGCATCCGCATCGTGTCGGCCGACGGCGCGCTGATCAACAGCCGTTCGATGATCACGGTGTACCAGACCCTGGTCGACGGCACCACGCGCCTGCTGCTGACGGCGCGCACCTTCGACAAGCTCGACAGCACGGGCGGCGACCTCAAGATCGTCGAGCGCCTGGTGGTGTTCGACTCCGAATTGCTTGCAG